The Sebastes umbrosus isolate fSebUmb1 chromosome 4, fSebUmb1.pri, whole genome shotgun sequence genome has a window encoding:
- the eif4g2b gene encoding eukaryotic translation initiation factor 4 gamma 2b, producing MLGNIKFIGELGKLDLIHESILHKCIKTLLEKKKRVQLKDMGEDLECLCQIMRTVGPRLDHDKAKSLMDQYFGRMRSLMNNKELPARIRFLLQDTVELRENNWVPRKAFIDNGPKTIHQIRQDAVKVSADLGGFIPAPMSQGMRMDFFLESPFMPNRMKLDRETLGGLADMFGQMPGGGIGTGPGVIQDRYSPTMGRHRTNPLFNGHSGHTAPQPQSQFDAGPKSFVKSNQVQNQHFLNQNQNHLAQQQVQSKDMPPRFIKKGQLNADEISLRPAQSFLLNKNQVPKLQPQIPTMMPPSAQPPRTQTPPLGQPPQLGLKTNPPPIQEKPQKINKKPPPAKEELLKMTEAIVTEFLNSKNLTEAVSGAREMKAPKHFLPEMLSKIIVCSLDRPDEDKEHASTLIHTLRTEGLITGENFMQAFLNVLDQCPKIELDVPLVKSYLAQFAARAIIAELVSVAELAHPLENGTHFPLFLLCLQQTAKLKDREWLTDLFQQSKVNMQKMLPEIDQNKDRMLEILEGKGLSFLFPLLKLEKELLKQIKADPSPQSIYKWIKDNISPKLHTDKGFVNILMTSFLQYISQELCMAEGDEQLAAPSKEQLEQEKQLLLAFKPVMQKFLHDHTELQVSALYALQVHCNTSTFPKGMLLRYFVNFYDMEIIEEEAFLAWKEDITQEFPGKGKSLFQVNQWLTWLETAEEEESEDEAD from the exons ATGCTTGGCAACATTAAATTCATCGGGGAACTTGGCAAACTCGACCTCATCCACGAATCTATCCTTCATAAGTGCATCAAAACA CTTctggaaaagaagaagagagtccAGCTCAAGGATATGGGGGAGGATCTGGAGTGCCTCTGTCAGATAATGAGAACAGTGGGGCCGAGACTCGACCATGATAAAGCAAAG TCTTTAATGGATCAGTATTTTGGCCGTATGCGATCCTTAATGAACAACAAGGAGTTGCCCGCTAGGATCCGCTTCTTGCTGCAAGACACAGTGGAACTGCGAGAAAACAACTGGGTCCCCCGCAAGGCTTTCATCGACAACGGACCAAAGACGATTCACCAGATCCGTCAGGATGCAGTGAAAGTGAGTGCG GATTTGGGTGGTTTCATCCCAGCACCCATGTCTCAGGGGATGAGGATGGACTTCTTCCTGGAAAGCCCCTTCATGCCCAACAGAATGAAACTTGACAGGGAGACTCTCGGGGGATTGGCCGATATGTTTGGGCAGATGCCAG GCGGTGGGATTGGAACTGGCCCGGGGGTTATTCAGGATAGGTACTCGCCCACTATGGGACGCCATCGCACCAACCCGCTCTTCAACGGCCACAGTGGCCACACCGCCCCCCAGCCACAGTCACAGTTCGACGCGGGGCCAAAGTCTTTTGTTAAGTCCAACCAG GTTCAGAACCAGCATTTCCtcaaccagaaccagaaccaccTGGCCCAGCAGCAGGTCCAGTCCAAGGACATGCCTCCACGATTCATAAAGAAAGGACAGCTCAATGCAGATGAG ATCAGCCTCAGGCCTGCTCAGTCATTCCTCCTCAACAAGAACCAGGTACCCAAGCTCCAGCCCCAGATCCCCACCATGATGCCTCCCAGCGCTCAGCCCCCACGCACTCAAACCCCCCCTCTGGGACAG CCTCCACAGCTTGGCCTGAAGACCAACCCTCCGCCCATCCAAGAGAAACCTCAGAAGATAAACAAGAAACCTCCTCCTGCCAAGGAGGAGCTGCTTAAAATGACG GAGGCGATCGTGACTGAGTTCTTGAACAGCAAGAACCTGACTGAGGCTGTGAGCGGCGCGCGAGAGATGAAGGCTCCCAAGCACTTCCTGCCGGAGATGCTGAGTAAGATCATTGTGTGCTCTCTGGACCGTCCCGATGAGGACAAGGAGCACGCTAGCACTCTGATCCACACGCTCCGCACCGAGGGCCTCATCACTGGAGAGAACTTCATGCAG GCTTTCCTCAACGTCCTGGACCAGTGCCCTAAGATCGAGCTGGACGTACCCCTGGTGAAGTCCTACCTGGCCCAGTTTGCGGCTCGGGCCATCATCGCAGAGCTGGTGAGCGTGGCGGAGCTGGCTCACCCGCTGGAGAACGGCACGCACTTCCCCCTCTTCCTGCTCTGCCTGCAACAGACGGCCAAGCTGAAGGACCGAGAGTGGCTCACCGACCTCTTCCAGCAGAGCAAGGTCAACATGCAGAAGATGCTCCCAG AAATCGATCAGAACAAGGACCGCATGCTGGAGATCCTGGAGGGGAAGGGCCTGAGCTTCCTGTTCCCGCTGCTGAAGCTGGAGAAGGAGCTGCTGAAACAGATCAAGGCAGACCCCTCTCCACAGTCCATCTACAAGTGGATTAAAGACAACATCTCGCCCAAGCTTCACACCGATAAAGGCTTTGTCAACATCCTCATGACCAG TTTCCTCCAGTACATCTCCCAGGAGCTGTGCATGGCGGAGGGCGATGAGCAGCTGGCGGCCCCCTCCAAAgagcagctggagcaggagaaacaGCTTCTGCTGGCCTTCAAGCCCGTCATGCAGAAGTTCCTGCACGACCACACCGAGCTGCAGGTCAGCGCCCTCTACGCCTTGCAGGTGCACTGCAACACCAGCACGTTCCCTAAAG GCATGCTGCTGCGCTACTTTGTCAACTTCTACGACATGGAGATCATTGAAGAAGAAGCCTTCCTTGCATGGAAAGAAGACATCACCCAAGAATTCCCTGGAAAAGGAAAATCTTTATTCCAG GTCAACCAGTGGCTCACCTGGCTGGAgacggcggaggaggaggagtctgaGGACGAAGCCGATTGA